The genomic DNA TCGACACGACCGTAGTCCGTGTCCACCAGCATGGATCGGGCGCAAAGGGGCAAGCTAAGCAAGCAATCAAGTAGATTTGAAAATGAACTGCTTATTTTGAAAACACAATTTTATGATGATGAAGAGGGGGTGTTTCTTGATGACGAATAGTAGAATGAATCCTATGGTTGATGAATATTTAAGTAAAGCTAAAAAGTGGCAGGAAGAATTTGAGAAATTGAGAATGATCATTCTTGGCTGTCAGCTGACCGAAGAATTGAAGTGGGGTGTTCCTTGTTATATGATGCCCACGGTATTCTAATCCAACAAACGGAGAATGTACAGGCGGGGCGCCAGATTCGGTTCACCAATGTTCGGGAAATAGTTGCAATGGAAACCATCTTGAAGGCCTATATTTATGAAGCCATTGAGGTTGAAAAAGCTGGTTTGAAAGTCGATTTAAAAAACAATACAGAATTCATAATTCCTGAAGAACTTCAAAATAAATTCGATGAAATCCCTGCCTTGAAAACTGCTTTTGAAGCATTGACGCCCGGACGGCAAAGGGCATACATTCTTTATTTTTCTGAACCCAAACAATCCAAAACTCGGGAGTCAAGGGTTGAAAAATATATGCAGCAAATTCTCATTGGAAAGGGATTAAATGATAGAAAATAGCTTGAAACTATCAAGATAAATATAAGCTATTTAGAGTAATCTGAGCTTGCTCCTCAGCTATAAAAAGGGTGAGCTTGAACAATAAATAGATCGAAAGGGTCTAGTTCGTCTATATATTACACTTAGGGAGAGATTGGAATCGATTTTTGCACAATCCTGACCTAAATAAAAGAGGAACCCTAGGCTAATAAGGATATTATCAGTCCAGAGTTCTTCTTTTTTAATTCAATGCTGCTCATGAGGAGAATGTAGTTCCTCCAGTGCTTCCTTCAGTGAAGGATAGTTAAACTGAAATCCGTGCTCCAGCGCCTTGCGCGGGATTACTTTTTGACCGTCTAAAACGAGGGTACTCATCTCGCCGACCAGCTTTTGTACGAGAACGCCGGGAACGGGGAACCAGTGTGGGCGGTGGTATACCTCAGCCACGGTTTTACCAAACTGGTCGTTCGTCAATGGATGTGGTGATGAAGCGTTCACAGCCCCGGCGATATTCGGCGTATGGATGCAATGGGTGATCAGGCGGACGATATCCTTAATATGAATCCAGCTCATCCATTGATGGCCGCTGCCTATTTTGCCGCCGAATCCGAAGCTGTAAGGCAGCTTCATCAGTGGAAATGCACCGCGTTTGCTGTCCAGTACGAGACTAATGCGCAGCTTGATTAACCGGGCATTGGAAGGGTAGGCGTTGGCGGCCTCCTCCCACTGCTCGACCACTTGAGACAGAAAGTCTTCCGAACGGCGCGGGCTGGTTTCATCGAACGTTTCAGTAAGAGATGTACCGTAGGCGGCGACAGCCGAAGCCTGAATGATAACTTCCGGCTTTTTTTGCAGAGCATTTAGTGCTTGGGCCAATTTGGCAACAGACAACAGGCGTGATTGGAGAATCCTTTGTTTGGACTTGTCCGTCCAGCGCTGGTTCAGCGTTTCGCCTGCCAAATTAATGGCCACATCTATGCCCTCTAATGATTCCGGTTTTTGTTTCAGCTCGTTCCAGCTCATATATTGCAAGCGTGGGCTAGCTTCGTGACCTGCCATGGGTTTACGGGTGATTATCTTCACCGTATGCCCGTCGTTGAGCAAGCTTTTGGTCAGCGCACACCCTACTAATCCAGTACCTCCGCATATGACGATGTTCATGGAGTTCGACTCTCCTTCCGATTTGCAAAAAAATATGTATGTGAATCCATTTCATAAATGATTAAGCCAACGAAATGTATACTACATATAGGCAAATAAAAACATTTTGATCTATATGTACTCTTGATTAAAGCTACTGAGGGTATTATGAAATGGATTCATGTTATAGAATATAACCCTTTTCAAGAAAAAAACCTCATTCGAATGTACCTGTATACGCTAAAGGATGTCAATCCATGCTATCATTTACCTCGTTTCCCTTCGTGTATTCCTGATTTGTGTGTGCACTACCATAAAAGCCATGTTGT from Paenibacillus sp. FSL R10-2782 includes the following:
- a CDS encoding TIGR01777 family oxidoreductase, with protein sequence MNIVICGGTGLVGCALTKSLLNDGHTVKIITRKPMAGHEASPRLQYMSWNELKQKPESLEGIDVAINLAGETLNQRWTDKSKQRILQSRLLSVAKLAQALNALQKKPEVIIQASAVAAYGTSLTETFDETSPRRSEDFLSQVVEQWEEAANAYPSNARLIKLRISLVLDSKRGAFPLMKLPYSFGFGGKIGSGHQWMSWIHIKDIVRLITHCIHTPNIAGAVNASSPHPLTNDQFGKTVAEVYHRPHWFPVPGVLVQKLVGEMSTLVLDGQKVIPRKALEHGFQFNYPSLKEALEELHSPHEQH